Part of the Salvia splendens isolate huo1 unplaced genomic scaffold, SspV2 ctg861, whole genome shotgun sequence genome, AATCCTGAAATTGCGCATCTATAAAGTTTTTGAGATGAAATTTGGAGTGCCACTCTCATGTAAAATTCAATGGTTACTTTTTTACTATGTTTGGCCCAAGACCGACATGCCACCATTTAAGGGCACATTTCTTTGTTCTTCCTCCTTAGATAGTttatttatactactataatataCATTATGATTCGTTGTTACAGATGATCAGATTGTATTTGCTCAAAACACAAGCCCTATGTAAAACAAGTGCTCATTTTGTATCCCATTATTCAAATACTTCATGAAACTACTTTATAGGACTAAATTGAAAGGGGGAAATGCTCAAATCTGAGAGGAAATGCAGGTGGTTGTGTTAAAAATGAGAGGCTAGCCATAAACAAAAAGAATCCATCAACtagatattaatatatatataaacagatAAGGAATAAACAACACAATCACCAAGTGCTTTATGAGTTGGAACCAAGATAGGAACGAGAAGCTTCATAGTGAAAATGTCACACAAGATGTTGACACCATAATTTCCAACAATTCTTTCGCAAATAAAGGTAGAGCATCATATGGTGATTTCACCATCCACTAAACATAAATGTTCAAACATTATGATTCATATGGGATTTTATATGGCACGTACCTCCCAGTTTATGTGCGCAGCACTTCGTGTTTGTTTTGCAAGTAGAATCTATTTACAGTCCATCCACCACCCGAGTCCGACACAGAAGAAGTAAAACAACAATAATATGATAACAAGATCTAGTTTAAGTGATACAGTTTAGCCTACATACACGCTTTATATTCAATGAAGGGGCATTTCCCTTACGTTTGTGATGGCAGTAGGACGAACCACTTTACAAGCTTTAAGCAGTATCAGAAATGTAATTGCGCACACTGACCTGCTTCGACTTCAGCAGGGCAATAGGGGCACTTGAAGCGCCTAGTGCTGTTGTTTTTGGACAACTTGGTGATGGATTGCTTGCATAAAACATGCCCACATGTTAACAGCATTGGGGGATTCTCTTCGCTTACTTGGTCGCGGCTCACTGGGCACACGAATACGGAATGGAACTGAAACTCCCTGTCCAAATCCACTGGCACCGGTAGTTGTTTCATTGTCTGCCATTCCTGCTTCTTCCCAGTCATCACGTTCATCAGCTTCAGAAGAGTAGGCAACCCCTGAACTCCAGCAGCAATTGTCACACTCAACGGACTCTCGTAAGATTGCCCCATTAGATTGCAGAACTGTTGTGCGAGTTCCACAGATAATTTGTCCCAATGTATGGAAGATAGTAATTCTGCATACGGTGAGGAATCAAGCCTTCCAGCCCATAAAAGGCAAGCCATAAGTTTCTGGAAAACAGCCATATGTTTGGTAGCAAATGGAGCCAAAAAGGCTCTGGCATACTTTAGAGCTTCATCCCTGCCCCTGTTCTGCAAGATCTCTACAAACTGAAGACGATGCAGTTTCAATTCTATGTCAGACCCATTTTGATTCAGTTGATCATGATTACTCGCTGCCCAACCCAGAGCAGGCTCCAGGTTCCTACATTTCATGGCTTCCAAGATCTGGAACATTTCTAGAAAAGGGGATTTACTTGCTGCAGCCTCTAGTTCCTGTGACTCATTGATGAAGCAGTCGCCAATATCAAATTGGCCCTCTCGATAGAAATGGCTGGCAATAATTTGGTTAACAGTGTGTATATCAAAATCAATATTGCGATAAGCCTTTGAGATATCAGGATTGAAAGATTTCTCGAGAAGCTTTGGATACTTGCTTAACGCAACATTTAATTCCTTTTGTGTGCCTTCCAGATGGCTGAGAGGAGCAATTTCTTTCAGCTTAGTTTTCAGTTCATTGAGGATCAATTTATGAGCAGATGGAGATGCAGAATCTTGTTCAGATTGTAGTCTCAAAAAAGCCTGTTCTATTTCTTGCCTGATCTGTTCAATTACTTCTTGAGATTTTGAGGATGAGAGCTTTTGCTTCTTTGTAACACGGTCAAAAGCATCCTTGATGGAATTTAACTCCATTGCCAAAAGCTTGGGTTTAAACAGATTGAGATATCTGAATAAATGAGTGCCACCTaccaaaaaaataacaaattaagtTCAGATAGCCATAAGTCGACTCTTGAATATACGTACAATGACAATAACATCAAGATACCACATCTAGCGACATAGAGAACTAAACAAAGAGACGAATGGGTTCACCAGTCAATGTTAGTATAGACACAATGAGCTTTGATTTGGTGAAACCACTTAATGCCTATGCCCAGGTGATATCATTTCATTCCCACAAATGCCAGAAGCATGCTACTCAACACATAGGGAGGAAAAATGTCAGGAGATAAAAGACCAAAATGCTTAGTGTAACCCAGGGCTTCCTAAAATGTTGCATGCCTTGAACTCTATTAGTGCCATTTCAACTAACTTCTAATAATGGGACAATACTGTTTTGACTGAATAGCTTCCAAGCTGTGCTTACTTAATCCTAAACCAAGCTTCAGATGAAGGTCAGCTCAGTACAAAGTTTGGGCGAAGGATCAGCAAACTTCTTTCAATTAGCCTAGGGTGCAAACTAAATTTAGTAAGTCATAAATAAGAGAACACGACTCTTTGTTCTAATaagatacttcctccgttccctcatggttgaggcgaaactttcacggagtttaagaaattgatatttagtaAGCATGTTAAgtagatagataaaaaagtaaggctgtaagagagagaaaaaagtagagagaatagagtagaaagtgaataaaggagagagaaaaacgTAAGAGATTAAATTAAGAGTGAGAAAGAATGtttattattactatatatggaaatgcctcaactatgagggaacttcccaagatggaaaaatgactcaactatgagggaaagGAGGGAGTACAAGATGTCAAAGGAAAATAGGA contains:
- the LOC121791641 gene encoding protein RMD5 homolog, which gives rise to MELNSIKDAFDRVTKKQKLSSSKSQEVIEQIRQEIEQAFLRLQSEQDSASPSAHKLILNELKTKLKEIAPLSHLEGTQKELNVALSKYPKLLEKSFNPDISKAYRNIDFDIHTVNQIIASHFYREGQFDIGDCFINESQELEAAASKSPFLEMFQILEAMKCRNLEPALGWAASNHDQLNQNGSDIELKLHRLQFVEILQNRGRDEALKYARAFLAPFATKHMAVFQKLMACLLWAGRLDSSPYAELLSSIHWDKLSVELAQQFCNLMGQSYESPLSVTIAAGVQGLPTLLKLMNVMTGKKQEWQTMKQLPVPVDLDREFQFHSVFVCPVSRDQVSEENPPMLLTCGHVLCKQSITKLSKNNSTRRFKCPYCPAEVEAGQCAQLHF